A single window of Zea mays cultivar B73 chromosome 10, Zm-B73-REFERENCE-NAM-5.0, whole genome shotgun sequence DNA harbors:
- the LOC100277122 gene encoding uncharacterized protein LOC100277122, with amino-acid sequence MGKGGGEEDGAAAAARAAEQARELQDAAAALLTQTRAEEEALRRRAAALQGELRRLREAAAAHADSDKVEEDLDRAACLIAEGDVASLLPSKTQGAFLKMFLGPVNLRATRKEVQLKVKEEYNSYRDRTALLFLCFPVILLFLRQWLWNGCFPVLPVQLYQAWLLFLYTSLALRENILRVNGSDIRPWWILHHYCAMLMSLVSLTWEIKGQPNCARKQRGVELFLCWAIMQGFVMMLQNRYQRQRLYTRIALGKAKRMDVVWGETAGVEGQLLLLCPLLFLLQGFEGYVGFLLLRTAHTGVVPEWQVVVCGILLIAMAIGNFANTVDTLVTKSRFKAKMKKSKGRRDLDTCPSPTGSSSPIDSATTKA; translated from the exons ATGGGGAAGGGAGGAGGAGAAgaggacggcgcggcggcggccgcGCGCGCGGCGGAGCAGGCGCGGGAGCTGCAGGACGCGGCGGCTGCGCTGCTGACGCAGACGcgggcggaggaggaggcgctgcgccgccgcgccgccgcgttGCAGGGGGAGCTGCGGCGGCTACGCGAGGCCGCCGCGGCGCACGCGGACAGCGACAAG GTTGAGGAGGACTTGGATCGAGCAGCGTGCCTCATCGCTGAAGGTGACGTTGCGTCGCTGCtcccgagcaagacgcaag GCGCTTTTCTGAAAATGTTCTTGGGACCAGTAAATTTGCGGGCAACAAGGAAGGAGGTGCAGCTCAAGGTGAAGGAGGAGTACAATAGCTACAGG GACAGAACTGCCTTGCTGTTTCTTTGTTTTCCGGTGATTTTGTTGTTTCTTCGACAATGGTTATGGAATGGATGTTTTCCAGTATTGCCAGTTCAGCTATACCAG GCTTGGTTATTATTCCTGTATACCAGTTTAGCTTTGCGTGAGAACATACTGCGAGTTAATGGAAGTGATATTCGTCCTTG GTGGATACTTCATCACTACTGTGCCATGCTGATGTCTCTTGTAAGTCTCACATGGGAGATAAAGGGGCAACCTAATTGTGCACGCAAGCAG AGAGGCGTGGAACTTTTCCTTTGCTGGGCCATAATGCAAGGATTTGTCATGATGCTGCAGAATAGATATCAGCGTCAAAGATTATATACTAGGATTGCTTTGGGGAAG GCTAAAAGAATGGATGTTGTATGGGGAGAGACTGCTGGTGTTGAAGGTCAATTGTTGCTGTTGTGCCCTCTCCTTTTCCTCCTGCAG gGATTCGAGGGTTATGTTGGGTTTTTACTTCTGCGCACAGCTCATACTGGCGTTGTCCCTGAGTGGCAG GTTGTGGTATGCGGGATCCTGCTGATCGCGATGGCAATCGGTAACTTTGCAAACACAGTGGACACCCTGGTAACCAAGTCCCGGTTCAAGGCGAAGATGAAGAAATCCAAGGGCAGACGGGACCTCGACACATGCCCCTCGCCAACAGGTTCATCATCGCCGATAGATTCAGCGACCACCAAAGCATGA